A portion of the Chlamydia caviae GPIC genome contains these proteins:
- a CDS encoding NhaD family Na+:H+ antiporter, whose product MLKFQLCALFLFGYIAIVFEHIVRVNKSAVALAMGGLMWLVCFSHIQHADHMILAEEIADMAQVIFFLFAAMAIVELIDAHKGFSIIVRCCYIQSRTLLLWVLIALSFFLSAALDNLTSIIIIISILKRLVKSREDRLLLGAICVISVNAGGAWTPLGDVTTTMLWINDKVTSWGIIRALFVPSLVCVLIAGVCAQFMLKKRTTGMISKDVEIEGSPKKSGLIICIGLGSLLMVPVWKACLGVPPFIGALLGLGLVWLASDWIHSPHGEDRYHLRIPHILTKIDISSITFFIGILLAVNALTFSNVLSELSMSMDRIFSRNVVAIFIGLISSVLDNVPLVAATMGMYQVPMDDTLWKLIAYAAGTGGSILIIGSAAGVAFMGIEKVDFLWYFKKISWIALASYFGGLISYFMLERIAMLF is encoded by the coding sequence ATGTTGAAATTCCAATTGTGTGCTCTGTTTTTATTTGGATACATCGCGATTGTTTTCGAGCATATTGTGCGAGTGAATAAATCTGCCGTGGCTCTTGCTATGGGAGGTTTAATGTGGCTAGTTTGTTTTTCTCATATACAACATGCGGATCACATGATTCTAGCTGAAGAAATTGCTGATATGGCTCAGGTAATCTTTTTTTTATTCGCAGCGATGGCTATTGTTGAACTTATAGATGCACATAAGGGATTTTCGATAATCGTACGGTGTTGTTATATACAGTCTAGGACCTTACTCCTTTGGGTGCTTATAGCACTTTCTTTCTTCTTATCAGCAGCCTTAGATAACTTAACATCTATCATCATCATTATTTCCATTTTGAAGCGGTTGGTGAAATCTCGAGAAGATCGTCTGCTTTTAGGGGCTATTTGTGTTATTAGTGTGAATGCTGGAGGTGCTTGGACACCTTTAGGAGATGTAACAACAACAATGCTATGGATCAATGATAAAGTCACTTCTTGGGGAATTATTCGCGCTTTATTTGTTCCTAGTTTGGTTTGCGTTCTTATTGCCGGGGTTTGTGCGCAATTTATGCTTAAAAAGCGCACTACAGGAATGATCTCTAAGGATGTTGAGATAGAAGGTTCTCCTAAAAAAAGTGGTTTGATCATTTGTATTGGTCTAGGATCCTTATTGATGGTTCCTGTCTGGAAAGCTTGTTTAGGAGTTCCTCCATTTATCGGAGCTTTACTAGGACTCGGTCTTGTTTGGTTGGCTAGTGATTGGATTCACTCCCCCCATGGTGAAGATCGCTATCATTTGCGTATCCCTCACATTTTAACGAAGATCGATATCTCCTCAATTACCTTTTTCATAGGTATCTTGCTTGCTGTCAATGCTTTGACTTTTTCCAATGTTCTTTCCGAACTTTCAATGAGTATGGACAGGATATTTTCTAGAAATGTTGTCGCTATTTTTATTGGTCTTATTTCAAGCGTATTGGATAATGTTCCCCTTGTTGCTGCGACTATGGGTATGTATCAAGTCCCGATGGACGATACTTTATGGAAGTTGATTGCTTATGCGGCAGGTACTGGGGGAAGTATTTTAATCATAGGATCGGCTGCTGGAGTTGCCTTCATGGGTATCGAGAAAGTTGATTTTCTATGGTATTTTAAGAAGATCTCTTGGATTGCATTGGCTAGTTATTTTGGCGGTCTTATTTCATACTTTATGCTCGAGCGCATTGCTATGTTGTTTTGA
- a CDS encoding solute carrier family 26 protein: MKVALSFKHLVPKLYTCIKDGYTFNTFKKDFLAGLTVGVLAFPFAIAIAIGVGVSPIQGLLASIIGGFIASALGGSRVLISGPTSAFISILYCISAKYGVEGLFTITLMGGVFLVAFGLTGLGTFIKYMPYPVVTGLTTGLAVIIFSSQIKDFFGLQMGDSVPTDFIAKWIAYWDYLWTWDSKAFAVGLFTLLIMIYFRNYKPRYPGVMIAIIVASTLVWLLNIDIPTIGSRYGALPKSIPMPSFPHLSLTKILQLMPEALTIAVLSGIETLLAAVVADGMTGWRHQSNCQLVAQGIANIGTSFFAGMPITGSLSRTAASIKSGATTPIAGLVHSAFICVILLALAPLTVKIPLTCLAAVLILIAWNMSEIHHFIHLFTAPKKDVVVLLTVFILTVMTNITSAVQVGMMLAAFLFMKQMSDLSDVISTAKYFDENKQAKDDNFFSKSEVPAHTEIYEINGPFFFGIADRLKNLLNEIEMPPKIFILCMSRVPTIDASAMHALEEFFLECDRQGTLLLLAGVKKTPLSDLKRYHLDELIGVDHIFSNTKSALLFAQALINLESKASH, translated from the coding sequence GTGAAAGTCGCCTTATCGTTTAAACATCTTGTTCCTAAGCTCTACACATGTATTAAGGATGGTTATACCTTTAATACATTTAAAAAAGATTTCTTAGCTGGACTTACTGTAGGCGTTCTAGCTTTTCCTTTCGCTATTGCTATTGCAATCGGTGTGGGCGTATCCCCTATTCAAGGTTTATTAGCTTCGATCATCGGAGGGTTTATAGCCTCTGCTTTAGGCGGTAGCCGTGTTCTTATATCGGGCCCGACAAGCGCTTTCATCTCTATACTTTATTGTATTTCGGCAAAATATGGAGTCGAGGGGTTATTCACAATCACCCTAATGGGAGGGGTATTCCTGGTAGCCTTTGGGCTTACAGGACTGGGAACTTTCATTAAATATATGCCCTACCCCGTGGTTACAGGATTGACAACGGGATTAGCTGTTATCATTTTCTCCTCTCAAATTAAAGACTTTTTCGGTCTGCAAATGGGAGATAGCGTTCCTACAGACTTCATTGCTAAATGGATAGCTTACTGGGATTATCTATGGACCTGGGATAGTAAAGCTTTTGCCGTAGGGTTATTCACCCTACTCATCATGATTTACTTCCGCAATTATAAGCCGCGATATCCAGGAGTCATGATCGCTATTATCGTAGCTTCAACACTAGTGTGGTTACTAAACATCGATATTCCTACGATTGGCAGTCGTTACGGAGCTCTTCCAAAATCGATACCTATGCCTTCGTTCCCACATCTTAGCCTGACAAAAATTTTACAGCTTATGCCGGAAGCTTTAACTATTGCCGTTCTTTCCGGTATTGAAACTCTACTTGCAGCTGTAGTTGCTGATGGTATGACAGGATGGAGACATCAATCCAATTGCCAGCTTGTTGCACAAGGTATCGCAAATATTGGTACATCATTCTTTGCCGGTATGCCTATAACAGGTTCCTTATCAAGAACTGCAGCAAGCATTAAATCTGGAGCTACAACTCCTATAGCAGGATTGGTTCACTCAGCCTTTATCTGTGTTATTCTTTTAGCTTTAGCACCACTAACAGTAAAAATTCCTCTTACCTGTTTGGCCGCTGTTCTTATTCTGATTGCTTGGAATATGAGTGAGATACATCACTTTATTCATTTATTCACTGCTCCTAAAAAAGACGTTGTTGTTCTTCTAACCGTCTTTATCCTTACGGTTATGACGAATATCACTTCTGCAGTGCAAGTGGGTATGATGCTTGCCGCGTTTCTATTCATGAAACAGATGAGTGATCTGTCTGACGTGATATCTACAGCAAAATATTTTGATGAGAATAAGCAGGCAAAAGATGATAATTTCTTTTCTAAATCTGAAGTTCCTGCACATACAGAAATTTATGAAATTAACGGGCCTTTCTTCTTTGGAATTGCTGATAGATTGAAAAATCTTCTCAATGAAATAGAAATGCCGCCAAAGATTTTCATATTATGTATGAGTCGCGTGCCTACAATTGACGCCTCCGCTATGCATGCTCTAGAAGAATTCTTTTTAGAATGCGATCGCCAAGGGACGCTCTTGCTTTTAGCAGGAGTGAAAAAAACACCGCTAAGCGATCTCAAACGCTATCATTTGGATGAGCTTATCGGTGTTGATCATATCTTCTCGAATACGAAGAGCGCTCTCTTATTTGCTCAAGCTTTGATCAATTTAGAAAGCAAAGCCTCTCATTAA
- the fumC gene encoding class II fumarate hydratase has product MRQENDSLGIVEVPEDKLYGAQTARSQKYFSWAPEVMPKEVIRALVLIKQCAAKANHDLGFLDSKYCDMIVSAASEILEGGFEEHFPLKVWQTGSGTQSNMNVNEVIANLAIQRHGGVVGSKTPIHPNDHVNKSQSSNDVFPTAMHIAAVINLKKKLIPAMDHLQRALDAKVAEFRDCVKIGRTHLMDAVPMTLGQEFSGYSNQIRQSLERVAFSLTHMYELAIGGTAVGTGLNVPNGFIDKVIHYLRQETGEPFVAASNYFSALSNHDTLVNAHGVLATLACALTKIATDLSFLGSGPRCGLGELLFPENEPGSSIMPGKINPTQCEALQMVCAQVIGNNQAVIMGGSRGNFELNVMKPVIIYNFLQSVDILAGGMQAFADYFVSGLRVNKPRLKEYLDNSLMLVTALTPVLGYDKCSKMALKAFHDNINLKEACIQMGYLSAEEFDRLVVPESMVGKF; this is encoded by the coding sequence ATGCGGCAAGAAAATGATAGTTTAGGAATTGTAGAAGTCCCTGAAGATAAGTTGTATGGTGCGCAGACAGCGCGCTCTCAAAAATATTTTTCTTGGGCTCCTGAGGTTATGCCTAAAGAAGTTATTCGAGCTTTAGTTTTGATCAAACAATGTGCTGCTAAAGCCAACCATGATCTAGGGTTTTTAGATTCAAAATATTGTGACATGATTGTTTCTGCTGCTTCTGAGATTCTTGAAGGCGGATTTGAGGAGCATTTTCCTTTAAAGGTATGGCAAACGGGCAGCGGCACGCAATCCAACATGAATGTAAATGAGGTTATTGCTAATTTAGCTATTCAACGTCATGGAGGGGTTGTAGGTAGTAAAACACCGATACATCCTAATGATCATGTCAATAAATCCCAATCTTCGAATGATGTTTTCCCTACAGCTATGCATATTGCTGCGGTGATTAATCTGAAGAAAAAGCTCATTCCCGCTATGGATCATTTGCAAAGGGCATTAGATGCTAAGGTAGCTGAATTTCGTGACTGCGTAAAGATAGGAAGAACACATTTAATGGATGCTGTTCCTATGACATTAGGACAGGAGTTTTCTGGTTATAGTAATCAGATACGTCAATCCTTAGAGAGGGTAGCGTTTTCCCTTACGCATATGTATGAGTTAGCTATAGGGGGAACTGCAGTAGGTACGGGATTGAATGTTCCTAATGGATTTATAGATAAAGTGATCCACTATTTGCGTCAGGAAACCGGAGAGCCTTTCGTTGCTGCATCGAATTATTTCTCAGCATTATCTAACCACGATACGTTAGTAAATGCTCATGGTGTTTTAGCTACTTTAGCTTGTGCTTTAACAAAGATAGCTACGGATCTAAGCTTTTTAGGATCTGGTCCTCGGTGTGGTTTAGGAGAGTTGCTATTTCCTGAGAATGAGCCGGGATCTTCAATAATGCCGGGGAAGATCAATCCTACACAGTGCGAAGCTTTGCAAATGGTTTGTGCTCAGGTTATAGGGAATAACCAAGCAGTAATCATGGGGGGAAGTCGAGGAAATTTTGAACTCAATGTGATGAAACCTGTAATAATTTATAACTTTTTACAATCTGTGGATATTCTTGCGGGAGGTATGCAGGCTTTTGCAGATTACTTTGTTTCAGGTTTGCGTGTGAATAAACCTCGTCTTAAAGAGTATTTGGATAACTCTTTAATGCTTGTTACAGCTTTAACTCCAGTTTTAGGATATGATAAATGCTCGAAAATGGCTTTAAAAGCTTTCCATGACAATATTAATTTAAAAGAAGCCTGTATACAAATGGGTTATCTATCTGCAGAAGAGTTTGACCGCCTTGTTGTTCCCGAATCTATGGTGGGAAAATTTTAA
- a CDS encoding ABC transporter substrate-binding protein, which translates to MKTKFLCYFLTISLFILFWEFFARNNASFSFLCPPPSKIAANFSDSMNLILSSSWYTLRGILGGFFLALFLSIGLVILMLTCKLAKDLLNPFFILVQCTPMFTLAPLIVLWFGWGLNAVIVPTALTVFFPLTITIYQGITSTPPELLEQFTLHQATKRQAFIKLRLPHALPHIFSGLKIAMGSAGFAAIAGEWVASQSGLGILILESRRNYDMEMTFSGLFALTTVTFILFQGILLSEKLIFALFRIEITIKKLRLPSRKLAMLLIPLLILPIWKIKTKHTQPSNLTPITLLLDWTPNPNHIPLYVGVSKGFFQNQGIDLHIQKSTDTGAVIPHVLFEQVDLTLYHALGAIKTSLQGAPVQIVGSLIGSTLQGFIYRKEDNISKFKDLNNKVLGFCLNNSRDLSCLLETLRLHGVVPSEVRNVSSDLISPMLLKKIDFLYGAFYNIEGVKLDTLGMPVGCFLSDSYGLPTGPQLLLCGKKDTKATSPEIVEAIQRALQQSIHYCQQHPKKAFQAYLKATPDTPKIVKDELLQWEATLPLLAKSQEPLSKELTNALLQAIVHRYPNLADKITSFSLDHIYPSNSQVCQDEKIHEQAEIGHLEALPSVSGQH; encoded by the coding sequence ATGAAAACAAAGTTTTTGTGTTACTTTCTAACTATTTCTCTTTTCATTTTGTTTTGGGAATTTTTTGCTAGAAATAACGCATCATTTTCCTTTCTCTGTCCGCCTCCATCAAAAATAGCAGCGAATTTTTCAGATTCTATGAATCTTATCCTTTCTTCTTCCTGGTATACTCTGCGAGGTATTTTAGGAGGATTCTTTTTAGCGCTATTCTTGTCGATAGGCTTGGTTATCCTTATGCTAACCTGCAAGCTAGCAAAAGATCTCTTAAATCCATTTTTCATACTGGTACAATGCACTCCCATGTTCACCCTAGCACCGTTAATTGTGCTGTGGTTTGGCTGGGGATTAAATGCTGTCATTGTTCCTACGGCTCTTACTGTCTTTTTCCCTCTAACAATAACGATCTATCAGGGGATCACATCCACCCCCCCAGAGCTTTTAGAGCAGTTTACGCTACATCAGGCAACAAAACGACAAGCCTTCATTAAACTACGCCTCCCCCATGCTCTTCCTCATATATTTTCAGGGTTAAAAATTGCTATGGGATCTGCAGGATTTGCCGCTATAGCTGGAGAATGGGTAGCTTCACAATCAGGTCTCGGCATTCTTATTTTAGAAAGCCGAAGAAATTATGATATGGAAATGACCTTTTCAGGATTGTTTGCTCTAACAACGGTAACTTTCATCCTATTTCAAGGAATTTTACTAAGCGAGAAACTGATCTTTGCTCTATTTCGCATAGAGATAACAATAAAAAAACTTCGCCTGCCAAGTAGAAAATTGGCTATGTTACTTATTCCCTTACTTATTCTTCCTATATGGAAAATCAAAACTAAACACACACAACCCAGTAATCTAACTCCTATAACTTTGCTTTTAGATTGGACTCCCAATCCTAACCACATTCCCTTGTATGTAGGGGTTTCTAAAGGCTTTTTCCAGAATCAAGGTATAGATTTACATATTCAAAAAAGTACTGATACCGGAGCTGTTATTCCCCATGTTCTATTCGAACAGGTAGATCTGACTCTCTATCATGCTCTTGGAGCAATAAAAACCTCTCTTCAAGGAGCTCCTGTACAAATAGTCGGATCGCTAATCGGTTCTACTTTGCAAGGATTTATCTATAGGAAAGAAGATAACATCTCAAAATTCAAAGACCTAAACAATAAAGTTTTAGGGTTTTGCCTAAACAACTCGCGAGATCTTTCTTGTTTATTAGAGACGTTACGCCTACATGGGGTTGTTCCCTCAGAGGTACGCAATGTTAGCTCTGATTTAATCTCCCCCATGTTACTGAAGAAAATCGATTTTCTCTATGGAGCTTTTTATAATATTGAAGGTGTTAAGCTAGATACTTTAGGCATGCCTGTAGGCTGTTTCCTATCCGATTCCTACGGTCTTCCTACTGGCCCTCAACTTCTCTTATGTGGAAAAAAAGATACGAAAGCCACATCTCCAGAAATTGTCGAGGCAATACAAAGAGCTCTTCAACAAAGTATTCATTACTGTCAACAACACCCTAAGAAAGCCTTTCAAGCATATCTTAAAGCGACACCGGACACACCTAAAATTGTTAAAGATGAACTTCTTCAATGGGAAGCAACTCTCCCTTTACTTGCAAAATCTCAAGAACCACTGAGCAAAGAACTCACAAATGCTTTATTACAAGCTATAGTTCACCGTTACCCGAACTTGGCAGATAAGATTACAAGCTTCTCTCTAGATCACATATACCCGTCTAATTCACAGGTTTGCCAGGATGAGAAAATACATGAGCAAGCCGAAATAGGACATCTCGAAGCACTTCCATCGGTTTCTGGTCAGCACTAA
- a CDS encoding nucleoside monophosphate kinase, protein MIDESIADSIELYSKPFSSILLFGPPGAGKDLLGNFIAHGGSQVYVSLGDIFRRYPIGSPIRQLFHKYAVSGSLIPDEDVVAVWNYYVQGLVATGQFLPDRQDLLISGLPRTVGQAKLLDSYIMVRHVIILEVHEEVKLLERTQQSLYAKGRINEVGIEVLQKRLQSYQKDIDAIIQHYPIHKVSRISADQKPMEVLRDVLFRLAHVFSHPGKPVN, encoded by the coding sequence ATGATAGATGAATCGATAGCAGACAGTATAGAGCTCTATAGTAAACCTTTTTCTTCTATTCTTTTATTTGGTCCTCCTGGAGCTGGTAAAGATTTATTGGGAAATTTTATAGCCCATGGGGGTAGTCAGGTTTATGTTTCTCTTGGGGATATTTTCCGCCGTTATCCTATAGGGTCTCCCATTCGCCAGCTGTTTCATAAATATGCAGTTTCTGGATCTTTGATTCCAGATGAAGATGTTGTTGCCGTGTGGAATTACTATGTTCAGGGACTAGTCGCTACTGGACAATTCCTCCCAGATCGTCAAGATTTGCTTATTAGCGGTCTGCCAAGGACAGTAGGTCAGGCAAAACTCCTTGATTCCTATATCATGGTACGTCATGTAATTATTTTAGAGGTGCATGAAGAGGTGAAGTTGCTCGAGCGTACGCAACAATCTCTCTATGCTAAGGGAAGAATTAACGAGGTCGGTATTGAAGTATTGCAAAAGCGTTTGCAATCATATCAAAAAGATATCGATGCTATCATTCAACACTATCCTATTCATAAGGTTTCTCGTATTAGTGCTGACCAGAAACCGATGGAAGTGCTTCGAGATGTCCTATTTCGGCTTGCTCATGTATTTTCTCATCCTGGCAAACCTGTGAATTAG
- a CDS encoding MarC family protein, giving the protein MDTIYFLLSQACILLFATDALTNVLVLNHVLAPYSRKARLSLLVRESVFALFSMFALYQAALGTLYVLKTPLCAIKVVGGIAVTLTGIRAILNLSRENSWKGFTSPSSLSMVTPIALPLMIGPSWLAACCTLIGKRYSFASVSLILILSWFLISLTTIILQVFIGGGKEKTKPLLAIQTVLGLFATIVGTQLLMSGLQLAFL; this is encoded by the coding sequence ATGGACACTATTTATTTTCTATTATCCCAAGCTTGCATATTATTATTTGCAACAGATGCTTTAACTAATGTTTTAGTATTAAACCATGTACTTGCTCCTTATTCCAGAAAGGCGCGTTTATCTCTATTAGTCAGAGAAAGTGTATTTGCTCTCTTTAGTATGTTCGCTCTTTACCAGGCCGCTTTGGGTACTCTCTATGTGCTAAAAACACCTCTATGTGCCATAAAAGTTGTAGGGGGAATCGCCGTCACTCTAACAGGAATCCGGGCTATTTTAAATTTAAGTAGAGAAAATAGCTGGAAAGGGTTTACCTCTCCCTCTTCCTTATCCATGGTAACACCTATTGCTCTGCCCCTGATGATCGGACCTTCTTGGCTAGCTGCCTGCTGTACTTTAATAGGCAAGCGCTATAGCTTTGCTTCTGTTTCTCTTATTCTCATTCTTTCTTGGTTCCTTATTTCCCTAACAACGATCATCCTACAAGTTTTTATTGGTGGGGGAAAAGAAAAGACCAAGCCACTTCTTGCTATACAAACAGTACTTGGTCTTTTTGCGACAATTGTAGGTACACAGTTACTTATGTCCGGATTACAACTAGCCTTCTTATAA